A window from Carassius carassius chromosome 40, fCarCar2.1, whole genome shotgun sequence encodes these proteins:
- the LOC132122565 gene encoding guanine nucleotide-binding protein G(I)/G(S)/G(O) subunit gamma-T2-like, with translation MARDMSDKEILKMELDQLKVEVNTPRTAVSTTAPEIIAFVEGLSAEDPLVKGVPEDKNPFKEKGGCIIT, from the exons ATGGCTCGGGACATGTCAGATAAAGAGATCCTAAAGATGGAGCTGGATCAGCTGAAGGTGGAAGTGAACACTCCTCGAACCGCG GTCTCCACAACAGCTCCAGAGATCATAGCATTCGTGGAGGGCTTGTCTGCTGAAGACCCGCTGGTCAAAGGTGTCCCAGAAGACAAGAACCCTTTCAAGGAGAAGGGTGGATGCATTATTACATAG